In Synergistaceae bacterium, the DNA window AGACCCGTCCACGCAGAACACAAATACGTCTTTTACTCCTCTGTTGTTCAATTCTGTGAGTACCTGCGCCCAGAATGACGCTCCTTCATGCTCCGCTATCCATATCCCAAGCAACTCTTTGTACCCCTCCATGTTAATGGCAAGGGCTAGATATATCGTTTTGTTGAGTACTTGATGATCGTGATGAACTTTAACGACCAAGCCATCAAGCCAGACGACAGGATAAACAGCCTCCAGAGGTCTGTCACGCCACTGCTCAACTTCCTCATTGACGACATCAGTC includes these proteins:
- a CDS encoding transposase; the encoded protein is TDVVNEEVEQWRDRPLEAVYPVVWLDGLVVKVHHDHQVLNKTIYLALAINMEGYKELLGIWIAEHEGASFWAQVLTELNNRGVKDVFVFCVDGSVK